A stretch of Bordetella genomosp. 13 DNA encodes these proteins:
- the msrQ gene encoding protein-methionine-sulfoxide reductase heme-binding subunit MsrQ, which produces MKESAKLSSGRAPARPSLGARAVGRMKPFLFVLGLLPFARWIWLGFNDGLTANPVEFLTRSSGTWTLVCLLVTLAITPLRRLTGQPALVRLRRMCGLFAFFYGLLHFIAWVWWDRGLDPAAMLQDVGERPFITVGFAAFVLMSALAATSTQWAMRRMGRRWQALHRAVYLIGLLAILHYWWHKAGKNDFEEPLIYGAVLALLLGWRVAARLRRGSAA; this is translated from the coding sequence ATGAAGGAATCCGCCAAGTTGTCATCGGGCCGCGCGCCCGCGCGTCCGTCGCTGGGCGCCCGCGCCGTGGGCAGGATGAAGCCCTTCCTGTTCGTGCTGGGGCTGCTGCCTTTCGCTCGCTGGATCTGGCTGGGCTTCAACGACGGCCTGACGGCCAACCCCGTGGAGTTCCTGACGCGATCGTCGGGCACCTGGACGCTGGTGTGCCTGCTGGTCACCCTGGCCATCACGCCCTTGCGCCGCCTGACGGGCCAGCCCGCGCTGGTGCGGCTGCGCCGTATGTGCGGGCTGTTCGCCTTCTTCTACGGCCTGCTGCACTTCATTGCCTGGGTATGGTGGGACCGCGGCCTGGATCCTGCGGCCATGCTCCAGGACGTGGGCGAACGTCCCTTCATCACCGTGGGCTTTGCCGCCTTCGTGCTGATGAGCGCGCTGGCGGCCACCTCCACGCAATGGGCCATGCGGCGCATGGGGAGGCGCTGGCAGGCGCTGCATCGTGCCGTATACCTGATCGGCCTGCTGGCGATCCTGCACTACTGGTGGCACAAGGCGGGCAAGAACGACTTCGAAGAACCGCTGATCTATGGCGCGGTGCTGGCGCTGCTGCTGGGGTGGCGCGTGGCGGCGCGCCTGCGCAGGGGCAGCGCGGCCTGA
- a CDS encoding N-acetylmuramoyl-L-alanine amidase: MRRSVLALVLLLSMLAGCATRDPTGLDIDTSVQAVSHGSRVRHVVLHYTSTTQERSLKLLSQGGVSSHYLITDASTPRIYRLVSENRSAWHAGPSGWYGQPSINATSIGIEIVNNGWTDGAAGRQWQPYAPAQIHALIPLLRNLIERHGIEPQNVVGHSDVAPQRKLDPGPLFPWRELAQAGIGRWYDEAGAAAHLARLQGQPLPEVLWFQQQLKRLGYECPQDGLLERPTRNVLAAFQMHYRPAIHDGTPDAETAAIMLAMP, translated from the coding sequence ATGCGCCGTTCCGTTCTCGCCCTCGTGCTGCTGCTGTCGATGCTGGCCGGTTGCGCCACGCGCGACCCTACCGGCCTGGACATCGACACCTCGGTCCAGGCCGTCAGCCATGGAAGCCGCGTGCGCCACGTCGTGCTGCACTACACCTCCACCACGCAGGAGCGGTCCCTGAAGCTGCTGTCGCAGGGCGGGGTCAGTTCGCATTACCTGATCACCGACGCCTCCACGCCCCGCATCTACCGGCTGGTATCCGAAAATCGCAGCGCCTGGCATGCCGGACCCAGCGGCTGGTACGGCCAGCCCTCGATCAACGCCACGTCCATAGGCATAGAGATCGTCAACAACGGCTGGACGGATGGCGCGGCCGGCCGGCAGTGGCAGCCGTATGCGCCCGCGCAGATCCATGCCCTGATTCCGCTGCTGCGCAACCTCATCGAGCGCCACGGCATCGAGCCGCAGAACGTGGTGGGGCACAGCGACGTGGCGCCCCAGCGCAAGTTGGATCCGGGCCCGCTGTTTCCGTGGCGCGAGCTGGCGCAGGCCGGCATCGGCCGCTGGTATGACGAGGCGGGCGCGGCGGCACATCTGGCGCGCTTGCAGGGCCAGCCTCTGCCCGAAGTGCTGTGGTTCCAGCAGCAACTGAAGCGGCTGGGCTACGAGTGCCCGCAGGACGGCCTGCTGGAGCGGCCCACGCGCAATGTGCTGGCCGCTTTCCAGATGCACTATCGCCCGGCGATTCATGACGGCACGCCGGATGCCGAAACCGCGGCCATCATGCTGGCCATGCCGTAG
- a CDS encoding HAD-IA family hydrolase, whose protein sequence is MDSTHSIVAAIQGACRDLELPVPSASEASWVIGLSLESALRRAVPSLTQSMVPRFLERYRTHYLLRDPELRLFDGVAEMLAALGGTDTLLAVATGKSRVGLDRALAATAMRGVFAATRTADETFSKPHPAMLQELMQELDVAPENVVMIGDTSHDLRMAANAGVHGVGVAYGAHTVAELQSCAPQAVVNSVLELQQWLMPRSGAAQ, encoded by the coding sequence ATGGATTCCACCCACAGCATCGTGGCGGCCATCCAGGGCGCCTGCCGCGACCTGGAACTGCCCGTGCCCTCGGCCTCCGAGGCCAGCTGGGTGATCGGGCTGTCCCTGGAAAGCGCGCTGCGCCGCGCCGTGCCCTCGCTTACCCAGTCCATGGTGCCGCGCTTCCTCGAGCGCTACCGCACGCATTACCTGCTGCGCGATCCCGAACTGCGCCTGTTCGATGGCGTGGCCGAGATGCTGGCTGCGCTGGGCGGAACCGACACGCTGCTGGCGGTAGCCACGGGCAAGAGCCGTGTCGGCCTGGACCGCGCCCTGGCCGCCACCGCCATGCGCGGCGTGTTCGCGGCCACTCGCACCGCCGACGAGACCTTCAGCAAGCCCCATCCCGCCATGCTGCAGGAATTGATGCAGGAACTCGACGTGGCGCCCGAGAACGTCGTCATGATCGGCGACACCTCGCATGACCTGCGCATGGCGGCCAACGCCGGCGTGCACGGGGTGGGCGTCGCCTACGGTGCGCACACCGTCGCCGAATTGCAGAGCTGCGCTCCCCAGGCCGTGGTCAACAGCGTCCTGGAACTGCAGCAATGGCTGATGCCGCGTTCGGGCGCGGCACAATGA
- the rpmF gene encoding 50S ribosomal protein L32 yields the protein MAVQQNKKSPSKRGMHRSHDFLVNPPTAIEPNTGETHLRHHISPNGFYRGRKVLKTKADE from the coding sequence ATGGCTGTTCAACAAAACAAGAAGTCCCCGTCCAAGCGCGGCATGCACCGTTCGCACGATTTCCTGGTCAATCCCCCGACCGCCATCGAGCCCAACACCGGTGAAACGCACCTGCGCCACCACATCAGCCCCAACGGTTTCTACCGTGGCCGCAAGGTCCTGAAGACCAAGGCTGACGAATAA
- a CDS encoding Rne/Rng family ribonuclease produces the protein MKRMLFNATHQEELRVAIVDGQKLIDLDIEIAGREQRKGNIYKGVITRIEPGLEACFVNYGEERHGFLPFKEVARSYFKEGVDVRTARIQDALKEGQEIIVQVEKEERGNKGAALTTFISLAGRYLVLMPNNPRGGGVSRRVEGEDRQELRDTMEQLDVPQGMSIIARTAGIGRSVEELQWDMAYLMQLWTAIDSAARDNAAPILIYLESSLVIRAIRDYFSPEIGEILIDTDEIADQATAFMSVVMPDNVQRVKRYRDDIPLFSRFQIEHQIETAYSRTVQLPSGGAVVIDHTEALVAVDVNSARSTRGADIEETALRTNLEAADEVARQLRLRDLGGLIVIDFIDMEEGKNQRAVEQRLRDALHFDRARVQMGKISRFGLMELSRQRLRPALNEGSHITCPRCNGTGVIRDAESSALHVLRLLQEEAMKENTAAVHAQVPVEVATFLLNEKRADIAKMEARLKVNLVLIPNKHLETPHHHIERLRHDDPRLEEARTSFELAQAPATDLAWAPREQEAKAKPEALVKGITPSQPAPISTPAPAPAVAPQPAPAATAGLGGWFKRLTNWLSGTTAAPAAAPAAEPQEETRRGTSGSSRGRRGHDGQERRGERHGSDRNRGRRGEGRGEAGDAELGGNRRGGRRGEERTDRPQRPEREREREAAAPVAAARPERAPAPAAEGDDAAAGTRRGRGRRGRGRREEGAPQGALSDQENMVAALAETVASALPAEQRATPANVPAEPRDKAVDLEDAEDVQADGVVAEGEGAEAGADPERKRRRRRSRRGRRGADEASALAGEGQDGDALAQDAQEALQDVAAETEPASPASTEAPTYAAAVQAATPAPQAAAVQPSAPQAPVEPVVEAQPAVTAEPAQSEQAPAEPATPAAPWTAQPAAPVEQSAAPTPVQAAEPAPVTETSAAEAPAPAEEPAPLAAPVQSAPAPAPAATMAPPAAPAAAPQPPAAQAPISVAPAAPAATTQGLHAIVNAAGLTWVETDPERHAQTQQRIAASATPVRLGRERKPVPPVSSAPLQQVETRR, from the coding sequence ATGAAGCGCATGCTGTTTAATGCAACGCACCAGGAAGAACTGCGCGTTGCCATCGTCGATGGGCAGAAGCTCATCGACCTCGACATCGAGATCGCCGGCCGCGAACAGCGCAAAGGCAACATCTACAAAGGCGTCATCACCCGCATCGAACCCGGCCTCGAGGCCTGCTTCGTCAACTACGGCGAAGAACGCCACGGCTTCCTGCCGTTCAAGGAAGTGGCCCGCAGCTACTTCAAGGAAGGCGTCGACGTGCGCACCGCGCGCATCCAGGACGCCCTGAAGGAAGGCCAGGAAATCATCGTCCAGGTCGAGAAGGAAGAACGCGGCAACAAGGGCGCCGCCCTCACCACGTTCATCTCGCTCGCCGGCCGCTATCTGGTCCTGATGCCCAACAACCCCCGCGGCGGCGGCGTTTCGCGCCGTGTCGAGGGCGAAGACCGCCAGGAGCTGCGCGACACGATGGAGCAGCTCGACGTGCCGCAAGGCATGAGCATCATCGCGCGCACCGCCGGCATCGGCCGCAGCGTCGAGGAACTGCAATGGGACATGGCGTACCTGATGCAGCTGTGGACGGCCATCGACAGCGCCGCCCGCGACAACGCCGCGCCCATCCTGATCTACCTGGAGTCCAGCCTGGTCATCCGGGCCATCCGCGACTACTTCTCGCCTGAAATCGGCGAGATCCTGATCGATACCGACGAGATCGCCGACCAGGCCACCGCGTTCATGAGCGTGGTGATGCCGGACAACGTCCAGCGCGTGAAGCGCTATCGCGACGACATCCCGCTGTTCTCGCGCTTCCAGATCGAACACCAGATCGAAACCGCGTACTCGCGCACCGTGCAGCTGCCCTCGGGCGGCGCCGTGGTAATCGACCACACCGAGGCGCTGGTGGCGGTGGACGTCAACTCGGCGCGTTCGACCCGCGGAGCCGACATCGAGGAAACCGCGCTGCGCACCAACCTGGAAGCGGCCGACGAAGTGGCCCGCCAGTTGCGCCTGCGCGACCTGGGCGGCCTGATCGTCATCGACTTCATCGACATGGAAGAGGGAAAGAACCAGCGCGCGGTCGAACAGCGCCTGCGCGATGCCCTGCATTTCGATCGCGCCCGCGTGCAGATGGGCAAGATCTCGCGCTTCGGCCTGATGGAGCTGTCCCGCCAGCGCCTGCGTCCGGCCCTTAACGAGGGTTCGCACATCACCTGCCCGCGCTGCAACGGCACCGGCGTGATCCGCGACGCGGAATCCAGCGCCCTGCACGTGCTGCGCCTGCTGCAGGAAGAAGCCATGAAGGAGAACACCGCGGCGGTGCACGCCCAGGTGCCTGTGGAAGTGGCCACTTTCCTGCTGAACGAAAAGCGCGCCGACATCGCCAAGATGGAAGCCCGCCTGAAGGTCAACCTGGTGCTCATTCCCAACAAGCACCTGGAAACCCCGCACCACCACATCGAGCGCCTGCGCCACGACGACCCGCGTCTGGAAGAGGCCAGGACCAGTTTCGAACTGGCCCAGGCCCCCGCCACCGACTTGGCCTGGGCGCCCCGTGAACAGGAAGCCAAGGCCAAGCCCGAAGCCCTGGTCAAGGGCATTACGCCGTCGCAACCTGCCCCCATTTCCACCCCCGCTCCCGCGCCTGCCGTCGCGCCGCAGCCCGCTCCAGCGGCCACGGCCGGTCTGGGCGGCTGGTTCAAGCGCCTGACGAACTGGCTCAGCGGCACGACCGCCGCACCGGCCGCCGCGCCCGCCGCCGAACCGCAGGAAGAGACCCGTCGCGGCACCTCCGGCTCCAGCCGTGGCCGCCGCGGCCATGACGGCCAGGAACGCCGCGGCGAACGCCATGGTTCCGACCGCAATCGCGGCCGTCGCGGCGAAGGCCGAGGCGAGGCTGGCGACGCCGAACTCGGCGGCAACCGTCGCGGCGGTCGCCGCGGCGAAGAGCGCACCGACCGTCCGCAGCGTCCCGAGCGTGAACGCGAGCGCGAAGCCGCCGCGCCGGTCGCCGCCGCCCGTCCCGAGCGCGCCCCGGCGCCCGCCGCCGAAGGCGACGACGCCGCCGCCGGCACCCGCCGCGGCCGTGGCCGCCGCGGACGCGGACGTCGCGAGGAAGGCGCTCCGCAAGGCGCGCTGAGCGACCAGGAAAACATGGTCGCAGCCCTGGCCGAGACCGTCGCATCGGCCCTGCCGGCCGAACAGCGGGCCACGCCCGCCAATGTGCCGGCCGAGCCCCGCGACAAGGCTGTTGACCTCGAGGATGCCGAGGACGTGCAGGCCGACGGTGTGGTCGCCGAAGGCGAAGGCGCCGAAGCCGGCGCCGATCCCGAGCGCAAGCGCCGTCGCCGTCGCAGCCGTCGCGGCCGCCGCGGCGCCGACGAAGCGTCGGCACTGGCCGGCGAAGGCCAGGACGGCGACGCCCTGGCGCAGGACGCCCAGGAAGCGCTGCAGGACGTCGCGGCCGAAACCGAGCCGGCTTCGCCCGCTTCGACCGAGGCGCCGACGTACGCCGCCGCCGTGCAGGCTGCCACACCCGCCCCGCAGGCCGCCGCGGTCCAGCCGTCCGCTCCGCAGGCGCCCGTCGAGCCGGTCGTCGAGGCCCAGCCGGCCGTGACGGCCGAGCCGGCGCAGTCCGAGCAGGCCCCGGCCGAACCGGCCACCCCGGCCGCGCCCTGGACGGCGCAACCCGCCGCGCCGGTCGAGCAGTCCGCTGCGCCCACGCCCGTGCAGGCCGCCGAACCGGCCCCGGTCACCGAGACCAGTGCTGCCGAAGCCCCTGCCCCGGCCGAAGAGCCAGCCCCGCTGGCCGCTCCGGTCCAATCGGCTCCGGCCCCGGCGCCCGCCGCGACCATGGCGCCCCCGGCAGCCCCGGCCGCCGCTCCGCAGCCGCCTGCGGCCCAGGCGCCCATCTCCGTCGCGCCCGCCGCGCCGGCCGCCACCACGCAGGGCCTGCATGCGATCGTCAACGCCGCCGGCCTGACGTGGGTCGAAACCGACCCCGAGCGCCACGCGCAGACCCAGCAGCGCATCGCCGCCTCCGCTACGCCCGTGCGCCTCGGCCGCGAGCGCAAGCCTGTGCCGCCGGTGTCCTCCGCGCCGCTGCAGCAGGTGGAAACCCGCCGCTAA
- a CDS encoding YceD family protein, whose amino-acid sequence MNAHFDPRRVDAYALASQGRQLEGSIALARLSRLVDGLPEQAAGEAGLAHWQVQGAIGRGTGKTGVIGGQPLLHLRVQADLTLECQRCGELFTYPVDAACTLQLVDSEEDLDDDLALQDEDSTEDYPDKVVGSRQFDLLAQVEDELILNVPYVPRHEVCPGAQAGAGDASQEPAIERPSPFAVLEQLKRKP is encoded by the coding sequence ATGAACGCTCACTTCGACCCCCGCCGCGTCGACGCCTACGCCCTGGCCAGCCAGGGCCGGCAGTTGGAGGGTAGCATTGCGCTTGCGCGCCTGTCGCGCCTGGTGGACGGCCTGCCCGAGCAGGCGGCCGGCGAGGCGGGTCTGGCGCATTGGCAGGTGCAGGGCGCCATCGGCCGGGGCACCGGCAAGACGGGCGTCATCGGCGGGCAGCCGCTACTGCATCTGCGCGTGCAGGCCGACCTGACGCTCGAGTGCCAGCGCTGCGGCGAGCTGTTCACCTATCCGGTCGACGCCGCGTGCACTCTGCAATTGGTCGACTCCGAGGAAGACCTCGATGACGACCTCGCGCTGCAAGACGAAGATTCCACCGAGGACTACCCCGACAAGGTGGTGGGTTCGCGGCAATTCGACCTGTTGGCCCAGGTCGAGGACGAGCTGATACTGAACGTCCCCTATGTGCCCCGGCATGAAGTCTGCCCGGGTGCGCAGGCCGGAGCCGGCGACGCTTCGCAAGAGCCCGCCATCGAACGCCCATCGCCATTCGCGGTGCTCGAGCAGCTCAAGCGCAAACCGTAG
- a CDS encoding SAM-dependent methyltransferase has product MTQPGHPQKDPHRSHDQDTPPASLPGGAPAPAEAATPAALHLIPVGLGDAPLERWLPAEVRALAGRLDTYIAENAKTARAFLKLVGTARPLQEITIHTLAPDTDTAQITRWLAPLRRGIDIGLVSEAGCPAVADPGAKVVAEAHRQGLAVRPWVGPSSLLLGLMASGLDGQRFAFHGYAPVDPAERTRQLRAWEQHSARQNQTQMLIETPYRNAAMHKALLGALRGDTRLCVARSLTTADEWVQTRTVAEWQHQPAPDLDKKPTLFLFLAR; this is encoded by the coding sequence ATGACGCAGCCGGGCCACCCACAGAAAGATCCTCACCGCTCGCACGACCAGGACACCCCGCCGGCATCGCTGCCCGGCGGCGCGCCGGCGCCCGCGGAGGCGGCAACGCCAGCGGCGCTCCACCTCATCCCCGTCGGGCTGGGCGACGCCCCGCTGGAGCGATGGTTGCCCGCCGAGGTGCGCGCACTGGCCGGCCGGCTGGATACCTACATCGCCGAGAACGCGAAGACGGCGCGCGCCTTCCTGAAGCTGGTCGGCACGGCGCGGCCGCTGCAGGAAATCACCATCCACACGCTGGCTCCGGACACGGACACGGCGCAGATCACCCGCTGGCTGGCGCCGCTGCGCCGAGGCATCGACATCGGGCTGGTCTCCGAAGCGGGCTGCCCGGCCGTGGCGGATCCAGGCGCCAAGGTAGTCGCCGAGGCGCACCGGCAGGGGCTGGCGGTACGCCCATGGGTGGGGCCGTCGTCACTGCTGCTTGGCCTGATGGCCAGCGGCCTGGATGGGCAGCGCTTCGCCTTCCATGGGTATGCGCCCGTCGATCCCGCCGAGCGCACGCGCCAGCTGCGCGCCTGGGAGCAGCACTCGGCCAGACAGAACCAGACGCAGATGCTGATCGAAACCCCATACCGCAACGCCGCCATGCACAAGGCCCTGCTGGGCGCCCTGCGCGGCGACACGCGGCTGTGCGTGGCGCGCAGCCTCACCACGGCCGACGAATGGGTCCAGACCCGCACCGTGGCCGAGTGGCAGCACCAGCCCGCTCCGGATCTCGACAAGAAGCCCACCCTGTTCCTGTTCCTGGCGCGTTGA
- a CDS encoding RluA family pseudouridine synthase: MSLSAMRKETSKSSEQPVVRLVEVGAEHDGQRIDNFLLRLCKGVPKSHIYKAIRGGEVRVNKGRISADYRLAAGDTVRVPPLRLPDPGAPRPVPASEFPVVYEDDAMLVIDKPAGVAVHGGSGVSFGVIEQLRAARPDARFLELVHRLDRETSGLLMVAKKRNALLALHAMLRDGGGRKHYYALVQGDWVNDRQHIRLPLTKWTTASGERRVRVDTRDGRPAHTIVTLKSRYGGYSLVDAELRTGRTHQIRVHLAASGFPIVGDDKYGTDEVRAEFARRGFARMFLHAHRLTLPHPLTGATLELEAPLPKACVQLLQQLETTA, translated from the coding sequence ATGTCGCTTTCCGCAATGCGCAAAGAAACTTCAAAGTCCTCCGAACAGCCGGTCGTCCGTCTGGTCGAGGTGGGCGCTGAGCACGACGGGCAGCGCATCGACAACTTCCTGCTGCGCCTGTGCAAAGGCGTTCCCAAAAGCCACATCTACAAGGCCATCCGCGGCGGCGAAGTCCGTGTGAACAAGGGACGTATCAGCGCCGATTATCGTCTGGCCGCGGGAGACACCGTGCGGGTGCCGCCCTTGCGCCTGCCCGACCCCGGTGCGCCGCGTCCGGTGCCGGCGTCCGAATTTCCAGTGGTATACGAAGACGATGCCATGCTGGTCATCGACAAGCCGGCCGGCGTGGCGGTGCATGGCGGCAGCGGGGTGTCGTTCGGCGTCATCGAGCAGTTGCGCGCCGCGCGGCCCGACGCGCGCTTCCTGGAACTCGTGCATCGCCTCGACCGCGAGACCTCCGGCCTGCTGATGGTCGCCAAGAAGCGCAACGCGCTGCTGGCCCTGCACGCCATGCTGCGCGATGGCGGGGGCCGCAAACACTATTACGCGCTGGTGCAGGGCGACTGGGTGAACGATCGTCAGCACATCCGCCTGCCCCTTACCAAATGGACCACCGCCAGCGGCGAGCGCCGGGTGCGGGTCGACACGCGCGACGGCCGTCCGGCCCACACCATCGTCACACTCAAAAGCCGGTATGGCGGCTACAGTCTGGTGGATGCCGAACTGCGCACCGGCCGCACGCACCAGATTCGCGTGCACCTGGCGGCCAGCGGCTTTCCCATTGTGGGCGACGACAAATACGGGACGGACGAGGTGCGGGCCGAATTCGCCCGCCGCGGGTTCGCACGCATGTTCCTGCATGCGCACCGGCTGACCTTGCCGCACCCCCTTACCGGAGCAACCCTGGAACTCGAGGCGCCGCTGCCCAAGGCATGCGTGCAACTCTTGCAGCAACTGGAGACGACGGCTTGA
- the msrP gene encoding protein-methionine-sulfoxide reductase catalytic subunit MsrP encodes MLIRKPADILPSEITPEPVWRERRAWMARAGALAAAAGMGAIWTPGGARAEEAEGAALPATSNPAYALMDKQTSFKDITTYNNYYEFGLDKSDPAEYANKLKTRPWTVSVEGAAGKPRTFGIDELLKLAPMEERIYRLRCVEGWSMVIPWVGYSLSNLLKQVDPTGSAKFVEFVTVVQREAMPGVRAGVLDWPYVEALRIDEAMHPLTMLVFGLYGKVLPNQNGAPLRLAVPWKYGFKSAKSLVAIRLVEKQPASSWMKAAPHEYGFYANVNPGVSHPRWSQATERRIGDGGGFFAPKHKTLMFNGYGDQVASLYTGLDLRANY; translated from the coding sequence ATGCTGATACGCAAACCCGCCGATATTCTTCCCTCCGAGATCACTCCCGAACCGGTCTGGCGCGAGCGCCGGGCCTGGATGGCGCGCGCGGGAGCTCTCGCCGCGGCAGCCGGCATGGGGGCTATCTGGACTCCCGGCGGCGCGCGCGCCGAAGAGGCCGAAGGCGCCGCGCTGCCTGCCACGTCCAATCCGGCGTACGCGCTGATGGACAAGCAGACCTCGTTCAAGGACATCACCACCTACAACAACTACTACGAGTTCGGCCTGGACAAGTCCGACCCCGCCGAGTACGCCAACAAGCTGAAGACTCGTCCGTGGACGGTCAGCGTCGAGGGAGCGGCGGGCAAGCCTCGCACCTTCGGCATCGACGAGCTGCTCAAGCTCGCGCCCATGGAAGAGCGCATCTACCGCCTGCGCTGCGTCGAGGGCTGGTCCATGGTCATACCGTGGGTGGGCTATTCGCTGTCCAACCTGCTCAAGCAGGTCGATCCCACGGGCAGCGCCAAGTTCGTCGAGTTCGTCACGGTGGTGCAGCGCGAGGCGATGCCCGGCGTGCGCGCGGGTGTGCTCGACTGGCCCTACGTCGAGGCGCTGCGCATCGACGAGGCCATGCACCCTCTGACCATGCTGGTGTTCGGCCTGTACGGCAAGGTGCTGCCCAATCAGAACGGGGCGCCGTTGCGCCTGGCCGTGCCCTGGAAGTACGGTTTCAAGTCGGCCAAGTCGCTGGTGGCCATCCGGCTGGTCGAGAAGCAGCCCGCCAGTTCCTGGATGAAGGCCGCCCCGCACGAGTACGGCTTCTACGCCAACGTGAACCCCGGCGTGTCGCACCCGCGCTGGAGCCAGGCCACCGAACGGCGCATCGGCGACGGCGGGGGTTTCTTCGCGCCCAAGCACAAGACGCTGATGTTCAACGGCTACGGCGACCAGGTGGCATCGCTGTACACAGGGCTGGACCTGCGCGCCAACTACTGA
- a CDS encoding Maf family nucleotide pyrophosphatase translates to MPNTSLILASSSPYRRELLSRLRLPYTAVSPDIDETPRPGEGPAELALRLSEEKARAIASRHPGAVVIGSDQVATVDGAPIGKPGDFERARAQLQALSGRTVEFHSALAVTDGTRVLREDVVTRCRFRTLSSAAIDAYLHAEQPYDTAGSAKAERLGIALMEAIHSDDPTAIIGLPLIALTRMLLDFGIDPLQPGNVQ, encoded by the coding sequence ATGCCCAATACCAGCCTGATCCTGGCGTCCAGTTCGCCTTACCGGCGCGAACTGCTGTCCCGCCTGCGCCTGCCCTACACCGCCGTCTCACCCGACATCGACGAAACCCCGCGCCCCGGCGAAGGCCCGGCCGAACTGGCCTTGCGCCTGTCGGAGGAAAAGGCGCGGGCGATCGCGTCGCGGCACCCCGGCGCGGTGGTGATCGGCTCCGACCAGGTGGCCACGGTGGACGGCGCCCCCATCGGCAAGCCCGGCGACTTCGAGCGCGCCCGCGCGCAGCTGCAGGCCCTGTCGGGTCGTACGGTAGAGTTTCACAGCGCCCTGGCGGTCACCGACGGCACGCGCGTGCTGCGCGAAGATGTGGTCACGCGCTGCCGCTTCCGCACGCTGTCATCCGCCGCGATCGACGCCTATCTGCACGCCGAGCAACCGTACGATACCGCCGGCAGCGCCAAGGCCGAAAGGCTGGGCATCGCCCTGATGGAAGCGATCCACAGCGACGACCCCACCGCCATCATCGGCCTGCCCCTCATCGCCCTGACGCGCATGCTGCTCGATTTCGGCATAGACCCCCTGCAGCCCGGAAACGTTCAATGA